One window from the genome of Bacteroidota bacterium encodes:
- a CDS encoding xanthan lyase codes for MKCVKIIVFSLLLFLILPLRAQNQGDNGVAEFRKKLVAELKKDFAKYNLPAAARVDTVYLTAGGELVIGLNRRASGKVIREENITTMTKSFMDFKDANGYAKNGLKIYLGPFELKEMVPNYYRVKSDIDKSRLPAVRPPFQLVKKLDQPFIIENGLFGRNVVVWNSHGWYYSHEDDRWQWQRARLWGTVEDLLTTSIVIPYLVPMLENAGAGVFLPRERDFQTNEVVVDADGGTGDVIVENSSEWEKTGKGFLFQKEGYEANVNPFSLGSYQRAGTKKEESNPLFYVPSIPETGEYAVYVSYGKDADGKNVSDATYTVNHAGGSTSFKVDQTAGWGTWVYLGTFKFKQGKDKNGACVKVSDKSNEQGVVTSDAVRFGGGTGVIKRNGKTSGRPKFAEAARYYLQYLGVNDTLVYNLHKNIDDYTDDYRARSEYVNWLSGSPAGPNKNRSEEGLKIPVDLSLAWHTDAGVLGSDSVVGTLMIYSSVGMDTTYFPGGRSRMANRDLADIVQSQIVDDIKLLFDRKWTRRELMDANYAEAVRGNVPGILLELLSHQNFAEMKFFWQPSFKFAVARAIYKGMLRFISSSNSSRFAVQPLPVNNFSAILDGEDVKLSWKPVEDPLEPTATPTGYVVYRRVGNGGFDNGRFTYEPQFTDKQIPVGQVVSYKVCAVNSGGESFPSEILAAGLGKNKSRKILVVNSFDRLDAPKIIEKPGFEGFQFNFDEGVQLNKDVAFTGEQVDFDRASDFKSNDAPGFGASKSNMECKVIAGNTFDYPAIHGESILNAGFSFSGTSDESVESGEVDLQKFDLVDIIAGEEKRSEISLGLEPVKSENFRLFTPNMMNLLTTYLAGGKSLFISGAYTGSELEVDSMTVKFGSEVLKSKLGTHFASTSGRVFGVSNAGIFAGEKFEFNTLHSDKIYRVEAPEAINPEKEGETLLRYAENTNSAVVGYRGLRKSIVSGFPFETIIIPEQRDKFMKLVLEYLGM; via the coding sequence ATGAAATGTGTAAAAATTATAGTTTTTTCTCTCCTGTTGTTTTTAATTCTGCCTTTGAGAGCACAAAATCAGGGTGACAATGGAGTTGCTGAATTTAGAAAAAAACTTGTTGCCGAGCTGAAAAAAGATTTTGCCAAATATAATCTGCCTGCAGCGGCGAGAGTGGATACTGTTTATTTAACTGCCGGCGGCGAACTCGTAATTGGTCTGAATCGCCGGGCATCAGGTAAAGTCATCAGAGAGGAAAATATAACGACCATGACAAAGTCGTTTATGGATTTTAAGGATGCCAACGGTTATGCAAAGAACGGATTGAAGATTTATCTCGGTCCTTTTGAATTAAAGGAAATGGTACCGAATTATTACAGAGTGAAGAGTGACATTGATAAGAGCAGACTGCCTGCAGTGCGACCACCATTTCAACTGGTTAAAAAACTCGATCAACCTTTTATAATTGAGAACGGGCTTTTTGGTCGAAATGTAGTTGTCTGGAATTCGCACGGGTGGTACTACAGCCACGAAGATGATCGCTGGCAGTGGCAGAGGGCAAGGCTCTGGGGAACTGTGGAAGACCTGCTAACCACTTCGATAGTGATTCCATATCTGGTACCGATGCTCGAGAATGCAGGAGCGGGAGTCTTTTTACCCCGGGAACGGGATTTTCAGACAAATGAAGTGGTGGTTGATGCCGATGGTGGCACCGGTGATGTCATTGTTGAGAACAGTTCCGAGTGGGAAAAAACCGGCAAGGGATTTCTTTTTCAAAAAGAAGGTTACGAAGCAAATGTTAACCCATTCAGCCTCGGAAGTTATCAAAGAGCCGGGACAAAAAAGGAAGAGTCAAATCCTTTGTTTTATGTACCGTCAATACCCGAAACGGGAGAATATGCAGTTTATGTATCATATGGAAAAGACGCTGACGGTAAAAATGTTTCGGATGCCACCTATACAGTCAATCATGCCGGCGGGAGCACTTCGTTTAAAGTTGACCAGACTGCAGGTTGGGGCACATGGGTATATCTGGGGACATTCAAATTTAAACAGGGTAAAGACAAAAACGGTGCGTGTGTAAAAGTTTCAGATAAAAGTAATGAGCAGGGAGTTGTAACTTCAGACGCGGTACGGTTTGGTGGCGGCACGGGAGTAATTAAAAGGAATGGAAAAACGAGTGGCAGACCTAAATTTGCTGAAGCTGCGCGGTATTATCTCCAGTACCTCGGTGTGAACGATACTCTTGTGTATAATCTTCACAAGAACATTGATGATTATACTGATGATTACAGAGCCAGAAGTGAATATGTCAATTGGCTTAGCGGAAGTCCGGCAGGACCGAACAAAAACAGGAGTGAAGAGGGATTAAAAATACCCGTCGATTTGTCACTTGCATGGCATACTGATGCGGGTGTTCTCGGAAGTGACTCGGTTGTAGGCACCTTGATGATCTACAGTTCTGTCGGGATGGATACGACATATTTCCCCGGTGGAAGATCGAGGATGGCAAACCGCGACCTGGCAGACATCGTGCAAAGTCAGATTGTTGATGACATTAAATTACTGTTCGACAGGAAGTGGACCCGCAGAGAACTTATGGATGCCAATTACGCAGAAGCAGTAAGAGGGAATGTACCCGGTATTCTGCTCGAACTGTTGTCACACCAAAATTTTGCAGAAATGAAATTTTTCTGGCAGCCTTCATTCAAGTTTGCTGTAGCCAGGGCAATTTACAAAGGAATGCTGAGATTTATCAGTTCGTCAAATTCAAGCCGTTTTGCAGTTCAACCGCTTCCTGTGAATAATTTTTCTGCGATACTTGACGGTGAAGATGTGAAGTTAAGCTGGAAACCTGTGGAAGACCCTCTTGAACCAACCGCAACGCCAACGGGATATGTAGTTTACCGCAGAGTCGGAAATGGCGGATTTGACAATGGCAGGTTCACTTATGAACCACAATTCACGGACAAACAGATCCCTGTCGGTCAGGTTGTCAGCTACAAGGTTTGTGCAGTCAACAGTGGCGGAGAGAGTTTCCCTTCAGAAATTCTGGCTGCGGGTTTGGGGAAAAACAAGTCCCGAAAAATTCTCGTGGTCAACTCTTTTGACAGGCTTGATGCGCCAAAGATAATCGAAAAACCGGGTTTTGAGGGATTTCAGTTTAATTTTGACGAGGGTGTTCAACTGAACAAAGATGTTGCCTTCACCGGAGAGCAGGTTGATTTTGATCGGGCATCCGATTTCAAATCGAATGATGCACCCGGGTTCGGAGCCTCCAAGTCGAATATGGAATGCAAAGTAATTGCCGGAAATACATTCGATTATCCCGCAATTCACGGTGAATCAATTCTGAATGCGGGTTTCTCTTTCAGCGGCACAAGTGATGAATCTGTTGAATCGGGTGAAGTGGATCTGCAAAAATTCGATCTGGTCGATATAATTGCAGGAGAAGAGAAAAGATCAGAAATATCGCTGGGACTGGAACCGGTAAAATCTGAAAATTTCAGATTGTTTACACCAAACATGATGAATCTTCTGACCACTTACCTTGCGGGGGGGAAATCGCTTTTTATCAGCGGGGCGTATACTGGTTCTGAACTGGAGGTGGATTCAATGACTGTTAAATTTGGATCAGAAGTGCTCAAATCAAAACTCGGCACTCATTTCGCATCGACATCGGGCAGGGTATTTGGAGTGAGCAACGCCGGTATTTTTGCTGGGGAGAAGTTCGAATTTAATACACTTCACTCAGATAAAATTTACCGGGTCGAAGCCCCTGAAGCGATAAATCCGGAAAAGGAGGGGGAAACACTTCTTCGATATGCGGAAAATACAAACAGCGCAGTGGTGGGCTATCGAGGTTTGCGTAAATCTATTGTATCTGGCTTTCCCTTTGAAACAATTATTATTCCTGAGCAGAGGGACAAATTCATGAAGCTCGTGTTGGAATATCTCGGGATGTAG